From a single Bacillus sp. NEB1478 genomic region:
- a CDS encoding ABC-2 family transporter protein: MNLFIKLVSGSIRSQMQYKINFLVSSLSYGLIMAVDFILLAAILHRFDNVKGWNLYEVGLLYGISSVALTLYRVFGVEIHNFEKYMVEGEFDSLLIRPVSPLSLLLTKNLDLSRIGGTVQGVLILAISIIGLNLENFDMFLLLIYLPITIISGIIICFSLGLLTATIAFWTQRIKDFQVFTLYAPFNAANYPMNIYPSWLKLIFFTVIPVGFMNYTPILFLLDKGGSMWNLALPPAVALIFLFFTLRFWQFGIRHYHSTGS, encoded by the coding sequence ATGAACCTTTTTATAAAACTCGTATCAGGAAGCATTCGTTCACAGATGCAGTACAAAATAAATTTTCTTGTATCCTCCCTATCATATGGTTTGATCATGGCAGTTGATTTTATTTTGCTGGCTGCTATTTTGCACCGTTTTGATAATGTGAAAGGCTGGAACTTATACGAGGTAGGTTTACTGTACGGTATTTCTTCTGTTGCGCTGACCCTTTACAGAGTATTTGGGGTTGAGATCCACAACTTTGAGAAGTACATGGTTGAGGGAGAGTTTGATAGTCTTCTGATTCGACCTGTCTCACCACTGTCACTTTTGTTAACAAAAAATCTGGATCTCTCAAGAATCGGAGGAACCGTTCAAGGTGTTTTGATTTTGGCTATCTCCATTATTGGTCTTAATTTGGAAAATTTTGATATGTTCCTGCTTCTCATTTATTTGCCGATTACAATTATTTCGGGTATCATCATTTGCTTTTCGCTCGGGCTTTTGACTGCTACAATCGCTTTTTGGACTCAGCGCATTAAAGACTTCCAAGTTTTTACGCTTTACGCACCTTTTAATGCTGCTAACTATCCGATGAACATTTATCCAAGCTGGCTAAAGCTCATATTTTTCACTGTGATACCTGTAGGATTCATGAATTACACACCCATTCTTTTTCTTTTAGATAAAGGCGGGAGTATGTGGAATCTAGCATTACCACCAGCTGTGGCTCTTATTTTTCTTTTTTTTACATTGCGATTTTGGCAGTTCGGCATTCGGCATTACCATAGTACAGGAAGTTAA
- a CDS encoding ATP-binding cassette domain-containing protein, with the protein MIVAHQLNKHFKIYETKKGILGSMTSLFSAKHHVVKAVNDISFQIGEGEFVGYIGPNGAGKSTTIKMLSGILHPTSGKIEVSGLSPQKRRKEVAKKIGIVFGQRTQLWWDLPLRDSFDILKEMYKVPDARYNQFLKLYDDMLQIGKFMNTPVRKLSLGQRMRGDLAAAMIHDPDVLFLDEPTIGLDVNAKTSIRAFLKELNTNEKKTILLTTHDMDDIEQLCSRVIVINHGKLILDGTLNDLKQTIGLPSVMEVQYRSKPNSIEPLNGVEKISWENEKLVLLYDRSILSSPALLQSVTKWGEPIDIQMKEPEIEEVIRKIY; encoded by the coding sequence TTGATTGTTGCACACCAGTTAAACAAACATTTTAAAATTTATGAAACGAAAAAAGGCATCTTAGGGTCAATGACTTCCCTCTTTTCAGCGAAACATCATGTCGTAAAAGCCGTTAACGATATTTCCTTTCAAATAGGAGAAGGAGAGTTCGTCGGTTACATAGGACCAAATGGAGCAGGTAAATCGACTACTATTAAAATGCTATCTGGGATCTTGCACCCTACCTCAGGAAAAATCGAGGTGAGCGGTCTAAGTCCTCAAAAACGAAGAAAAGAGGTGGCAAAAAAGATCGGAATTGTGTTTGGACAACGGACACAGCTTTGGTGGGATTTGCCTCTCCGAGATTCGTTTGATATTTTAAAAGAAATGTACAAAGTCCCCGATGCCAGGTACAATCAGTTTCTTAAGCTGTATGATGATATGCTGCAAATCGGAAAATTCATGAATACGCCTGTCCGAAAACTCTCTTTAGGTCAGCGGATGCGAGGAGATTTAGCTGCGGCTATGATTCATGATCCTGATGTATTGTTCTTGGATGAACCGACGATTGGACTCGATGTCAATGCGAAGACGAGTATCCGTGCATTCTTAAAAGAACTGAACACGAACGAAAAGAAAACAATTCTCCTAACCACACACGACATGGATGATATTGAACAGTTATGCAGCCGTGTGATTGTTATTAATCACGGAAAGCTAATACTGGATGGTACTTTAAATGATCTAAAGCAAACGATTGGATTGCCGAGTGTGATGGAAGTGCAGTACAGAAGTAAACCGAATAGCATTGAGCCATTAAATGGCGTTGAGAAAATCAGCTGGGAAAACGAAAAACTGGTTCTTTTATACGACCGGAGTATTCTTTCTTCTCCTGCTCTATTGCAATCTGTTACAAAATGGGGTGAACCGATCGACATCCAGATGAAAGAGCCAGAAATAGAGGAAGTCATCCGGAAAATCTATTAG
- a CDS encoding patatin family protein, with product MENSGLILEGGGMRGVYTAGVLDVFMENELYFPYVIGASAGACNAASYLSRQHGRNRTVNLDYCSHPEYISYRNWLFKKKGLFGMDFIFDELPNRLVPFDYHAFHQSQEKFVIVVTDCRTGKPVYLTRDDYDVNDISKVLRASASIPFIAPMIELAGKHVMDGGIADPIPVRKAAADGVSKAVVVLTQNREYRKKKPKLTWVTKRFYPEYTGLDESLKGRYLKYNETLDYIEEEEQKGNLFVLRPLEKMKVKRVERDSQRLALLYEQGRKDATEQLDQLRSWLTN from the coding sequence ATGGAAAACTCCGGATTGATCCTTGAAGGCGGGGGGATGAGAGGCGTATATACTGCGGGTGTACTCGATGTATTTATGGAAAATGAACTTTATTTTCCTTATGTAATAGGCGCTTCAGCTGGAGCCTGTAATGCAGCTTCCTATTTATCCAGACAGCATGGGAGAAACCGGACGGTAAATTTGGATTACTGTTCGCATCCTGAATATATATCTTATCGAAACTGGCTGTTTAAGAAAAAAGGACTATTTGGTATGGATTTTATTTTTGATGAACTACCAAACCGGCTTGTTCCATTTGATTATCACGCGTTTCATCAGTCACAAGAAAAATTTGTTATCGTTGTCACAGATTGCAGAACAGGAAAACCTGTTTATCTGACAAGAGATGATTATGATGTGAACGATATATCCAAGGTATTGCGTGCTTCTGCTTCTATTCCGTTTATTGCTCCAATGATTGAATTAGCAGGCAAACATGTCATGGATGGCGGAATTGCAGATCCGATACCTGTGCGTAAAGCAGCAGCAGATGGTGTTTCAAAAGCGGTCGTTGTGTTAACACAAAACCGTGAATACCGAAAGAAAAAACCAAAATTAACTTGGGTCACAAAGCGCTTTTATCCTGAATATACAGGGCTCGATGAAAGCTTAAAGGGCCGTTACTTAAAATACAATGAAACATTGGATTATATTGAGGAAGAAGAGCAAAAAGGGAATCTGTTCGTTTTGCGCCCATTGGAAAAAATGAAGGTGAAACGGGTAGAACGGGATTCTCAAAGACTTGCACTGCTCTATGAACAAGGAAGAAAAGATGCGACAGAACAGCTGGATCAATTAAGAAGCTGGCTGACGAATTAA
- a CDS encoding SH3 domain-containing protein, translated as MKTTGKVVNLFLCAIIILSMYKAVPATADNSATVNATSLNVRSEPSLKGKQIGSLKSGASVTVYKTEKGWANISFNGGRAWVSAEFLKTSKTSAAQSSKPVAVKQAKVTATSLNVRKGPSINYSTIGSLRNGTIVTVQKEQGKWSNITSGALNGWVSNAYLLDQSATAPVKPAPSGNNSNPSTQGKWAKVTATSLNFRSSGSANAPIIGSLKNGTAVQILNEANGWSSVQTADGKRGWVSNVYLSVQNGPSPVQTTPKPDVKPPAAPPSSVYKKVVVMADGVNLRQGPSTSYLIVGRADQGDEYAYVQSKNDWVQIKLSNGSSAWIAGWLVAIQQHSQSPSTSPGPVSSNPSMKGLKGKRIVIDPGHGGYDPGTNGKAQGTHESDLTLMSARLLATELSKAGAIVVLTRSDNTYVSLNKRVEISHYYFADAFVSLHYNSANDSRATGLLTFYYGQKDISLANTVHKGLLAAGTGLPGGNVRFGDFHVLRENKQPAILVELGFLSNPFDERTVRSNSFQSKAAIGITNGLANYFQ; from the coding sequence GTGAAAACAACCGGGAAAGTTGTAAACTTATTTTTATGTGCAATCATAATTCTTTCTATGTATAAGGCAGTACCTGCAACTGCTGATAATAGTGCAACTGTCAATGCAACGAGTTTAAATGTTCGTTCAGAGCCATCTTTAAAAGGGAAACAAATCGGGTCTTTGAAAAGCGGGGCATCCGTTACGGTTTACAAAACAGAAAAGGGATGGGCTAACATTTCCTTTAATGGCGGCAGAGCATGGGTGAGTGCCGAATTCTTAAAAACTTCTAAAACAAGTGCAGCTCAATCCTCTAAACCAGTTGCTGTAAAACAAGCTAAAGTTACAGCAACATCTTTAAACGTAAGAAAAGGACCAAGCATTAATTACAGCACAATTGGATCATTACGAAACGGGACAATCGTAACCGTTCAAAAAGAACAAGGCAAGTGGTCAAATATTACATCCGGTGCCCTTAATGGGTGGGTAAGCAACGCCTACTTGCTTGATCAATCAGCTACAGCACCAGTTAAGCCCGCACCATCTGGTAATAATAGCAATCCATCTACTCAAGGAAAGTGGGCAAAAGTAACAGCTACTTCTTTAAACTTCAGATCATCAGGGAGCGCAAATGCTCCAATCATTGGTTCTTTAAAGAATGGAACTGCCGTTCAAATTTTAAATGAAGCGAACGGATGGTCTTCCGTACAAACAGCCGACGGAAAAAGAGGTTGGGTTTCAAATGTGTATTTATCAGTTCAAAACGGTCCATCACCTGTCCAAACTACACCCAAGCCAGATGTGAAGCCTCCTGCAGCACCTCCTTCTTCAGTATATAAGAAGGTAGTTGTAATGGCTGACGGTGTAAACTTGCGTCAAGGTCCTTCCACATCTTATCTTATCGTTGGAAGAGCAGATCAAGGTGATGAGTACGCCTATGTACAATCCAAAAATGATTGGGTACAGATTAAATTATCCAATGGCAGCAGTGCATGGATCGCTGGCTGGCTAGTAGCGATTCAGCAGCATTCACAATCACCATCAACAAGTCCAGGACCAGTATCTTCAAATCCTTCAATGAAAGGATTAAAGGGGAAACGGATCGTTATTGATCCAGGTCATGGCGGGTATGATCCAGGGACGAACGGAAAAGCACAAGGTACACATGAATCAGACCTTACGTTAATGAGTGCTCGTTTGCTTGCTACAGAATTAAGCAAGGCAGGAGCAATTGTTGTTTTGACACGAAGTGATAACACATATGTCTCATTAAATAAGCGAGTAGAGATCAGTCATTATTACTTTGCAGATGCCTTCGTAAGTCTGCACTACAATTCTGCGAATGATTCAAGAGCAACAGGGTTATTAACGTTCTATTACGGTCAAAAAGATATCAGTCTGGCAAACACTGTACATAAAGGACTTCTGGCAGCGGGTACAGGACTTCCTGGTGGAAATGTCAGATTTGGCGATTTCCACGTATTGAGAGAGAATAAGCAGCCTGCTATACTTGTTGAACTAGGATTCCTATCAAATCCGTTTGATGAAAGAACTGTGAGAAGCAATTCATTCCAGTCAAAAGCTGCGATCGGAATCACGAATGGACTCGCAAACTATTTTCAATAG